One window of Pyrus communis chromosome 12, drPyrComm1.1, whole genome shotgun sequence genomic DNA carries:
- the LOC137711603 gene encoding pentatricopeptide repeat-containing protein At1g18485, with product MASVAVAPPPLSCHSLPTPKVKHFLRPILPPKPKPLSSLSAAQTTAHHHHHHQTDSLTFLQDVNNLCDAGNLSEALTLLQAHSHDAISSSQQGKDAMGALLQACGRRKDVETGRKVHNLVSASTLFSNDFVLNTRIITMYAMCGSPLDSRSVFDGLKRKNLFQWNALVSGYARNELFVDAIDVFVELISVTEFKPDNFTFPCVFKACGGISDVGLGQVVHGMAEKMGLISDVFVGNALIAMYGKCGSVEDAAKVFEIMPEKNLVSWNSMICGFSENGLDHESYSLLGKILEGDEALVPDVATLVTVLPLCAGNGEVNMGMMIHSLAVKLGLNQELMVNNALADMYSKCGYSVEAQVLFDKNDKKNVVSWNSVIGGFSREGDVCGTFGLLRKMQMEGEKVKVDEVTILNVLPACLEESELLSLKELHAYSFRHGFIYDELVANAFVAAYTKCGSLNSAELVFHGIETKTVGSWNAVIGGCAQNGDPYKALDLYLQMKYSGLDPDEFSIGSLLLACAHLKHLQHGSEIHGFVLRNGLEMDSFIGISLQSLYIHCGKLSSARVLFDRTESKIRVSWNAMIAGYTQVGLPDKALDLFRQMLSDEILPCAIATMSMFGACSQLSALRSGKELHCFALKARLTEDLFVGCSLVDMYAKSGCIEQSHRVFDQLTKKDVPSWNVIIAGYGIHGHGNKALELFREMLSFGQKPDGYTFIGILTACSHAGLVKEGIEYFNQMQSLYKIEPKLEHYACVVDMLGRAGRLEEALNLIHEMPEEPDTRMWSSLLSSCRSHNNLDMGQKIAEKLLDVEPEKAENYVLLSNLYAASGKWDSVRHVRRKMKETGLQKDAGRSWIEVGGQVYSFVVGDTSLPESGEIKKMWARLEEKISEFGYKPDTGCALHELREDEKVEILRGHSEKLAISFGLLKTSRSRTTLRVCKNLRICVDCHNAAKLISKVVEREIIMRDNKRFHHFKHGLCSCGDYW from the coding sequence ATGGCTTCTGTGGCAgtggcaccaccaccactctCATGCCATTCTCTGCCCACACCTAAAGTCAAACACTTCCTCCGCCCAATCTTacctccaaaaccaaaaccacttTCTTCTCTCTCCGCCGCACAGACAACcgcccaccaccaccaccaccaccaaacaGACTCTCTCACTTTCCTCCAAGACGTCAACAATCTCTGTGACGCCGGAAACCTCTCGGAGGCTCTGACCCTTCTTCAAGCACACTCTCACGATGCAATTTCCAGCTCACAGCAAGGGAAAGACGCCATGGGAGCCTTGTTACAGGCCTGCGGGCGCCGCAAGGATGTCGAAACCGGACGCAAAGTCCACAACTTGGTCTCTGCGTCGACCCTTTTCAGCAATGACTTTGTTCTCAACACCCGCATCATTACCATGTATGCAATGTGCGGTTCTCCTTTGGATTCGCGCTCAGTTTTCGACGGGCTGAAGAGGAAGAACTTGTTCCAGTGGAATGCGCTTGTTAGTGGGTATGCAAGAAACGAGCTTTTTGTTGATGCCATTGATGTGTTTGTTGAGTTGATCAGCGTTACGGAGTTTAAACCCGATAATTTTACTTTTCCCTGTGTTTTTAAGGCCTGTGGGGGGATTTCGGACGTGGGTTTGGGACAGGTTGTTCATGGGATGGCTGAGAAGATGGGATTGATTTCGGATGTGTTTGTGGGCAATGCGTTGATTGCAATGTATGGGAAATGCGGGTCCGTTGAGGATGCGGCTAAAGTGTTCGAGATAATGCCTGAGAAGAATTTGGTTTCTTGGAATTCGATGATATGCGGGTTCTCGGAAAATGGATTGGATCATGAGAGTTATAGTTTGTTGGGGAAGATTTTAGAGGGTGATGAAGCTCTAGTACCGGATGTTGCTACGTTGGTGACTGTATTGCCTTTGTGTGCTGGGAACGGAGAAGTAAATATGGGGATGATGATTCATAGTTTGGCAGTGAAATTGGGGCTGAACCAGGAATTAATGGTGAATAATGCGTTGGCGGACATGTACTCGAAATGTGGGTACTCAGTTGAAGCTCAAGTCTTGTTTGACAAGAATGACAAGAAAAATGTGGTTTCTTGGAATTCCGTCATAGGAGGTTTTTCTAGAGAAGGGGATGTATGTGGCACGTTTGGTCTTTTGCGAAAAATGCAGATGGAAGGGGAGAAAGTGAAGGTGGATGAGGTCACCATACTGAATGTGTTACCGGCTTGTTTGGAGGAGTCAGAACTTTTGAGCTTGAAAGAACTTCATGCTTATTCATTCAGACATGGGTTTATATATGATGAACTGGTAGCCAATGCTTTTGTTGCAGCGTACACGAAATGTGGGTCACTAAATTCCGCTGAGCTGGTTTTTCATGGTATTGAGACGAAGACAGTGGGCTCCTGGAACGCAGTTATTGGTGGCTGTGCCCAAAATGGAGATCCATACAAAGCTTTAGATTTGTACCTTCAAATGAAATATTCAGGCTTGGATCCTGACGAGTTTAGCATCGGTAGCCTCCTTTTAGCTTGTGCGCACCTGAAACATCTTCAACATGGGAGCGAGATTCATGGATTTGTGCTACGTAATGGGTTAGAAATGGATTCATTCATTGGTATTTCATTACAGTCCCTTTACATCCATTGCGGTAAATTATCATCTGCAAGAGTATTATTTGATAGGACAGAATCGAAAATTAGAGTGTCTTGGAATGCAATGATCGCCGGTTACACTCAGGTTGGACTTCCTGACAAAGCCCTTGATCTCTTTCGCCAAATGCTGTCTGATGAAATCCTACCTTGTGCAATTGCAACAATGAGCATGTTTGGGGCTTGTTCACAACTGTCAGCTTTGCGTTCAGGAAAAGAGCTGCATTGTTTCGCTTTGAAAGCTCGCCTCACAGAAGACCTTTTTGTTGGTTGCTCTCTCGTAGATATGTATGCAAAAAGTGGCTGCATCGAACAATCTCATAGAGTTTTTGACCAGTTAACCAAGAAGGATGTGCCTTCATGGAACGTTATAATTGCAGGATACGGAATTCATGGACATGGAAACAAGGCTTTAGAGCTCTTCAGAGAAATGCTAAGTTTTGGCCAGAAGCCTGATGGCTATACGTTTATCGGAATTTTAACTGCATGTAGCCATGCTGGGTTGGTTAAGGAGGGGATAGAATATTTCAACCAGATGCAAAGCTTGTACAAAATAGAGCCGAAACTAGAGCATTATGCATGTGTGGTGGACATGCTTGGCCGGGCTGGCCGGTTGGAGGAAGCTTTAAACCTCATACATGAGATGCCGGAGGAGCCAGATACTAGAATGTGGAGCTCATTGCTTAGTTCCTGTAGGAGTCATAATAATTTGGACATGGGGCAGAAAATCGCTGAAAAATTGTTAGACGTAGAGCCTGAAAAGGCGGAAAATTACGTGCTGCTGTCTAACTTGTATGCCGCATCAGGTAAATGGGATAGTGTGAGACACGTGCGGCGAAAGATGAAGGAGACTGGCCTTCAGAAAGATGCCGGACGCAGCTGGATTGAAGTCGGAGGGCAAGTTTACAGCTTTGTTGTTGGCGACACATCTCTGCCAGAGTCCGGAGAGATCAAGAAAATGTGGGCAAGGTTAGAGGAAAAGATAAGTGAATTCGGATACAAACCCGACACAGGCTGTGCGCTTCATGAACTGAGAGAAGACGAGAAGGTTGAAATACTACGGGGACATAGCGAGAAGCTTGCGATTTCATTCGGTTTGTTGAAGACGAGTAGAAGTAGAACAACATTGAGAGTCTGCAAAAATCTGCGGATTTGTGTGGATTGCCATAATGCAGCTAAGCTGATATCGAAAGTTGTTGAAAGGGAGATTATTATGAGAGATAATAAGCGCTTCCATCATTTCAAACATGGCCTCTGTTCTTGTGGAGATTATTGGTAA
- the LOC137710706 gene encoding serine protease SPPA, chloroplastic-like — translation MSKLILLHTSYHLTPIHRRACNSVVSPSLFTPSSLRSQCLRPQSISPSPPLSLRSISARAFDSSSPETKEEELKESDGEIVNKTTTADTKEYPSGEFQFEKASAWKSFVVKLRMLIAFPWQRVKKGSVLTIKLRGQVSDQLKSRFSSGLSLPQICENLMKAAYDPRISGVYLQIESLNCGWGKVEEIRRHILDFKKSGKFVVAYVPACGEKEYYLASACQEIYAPPSAYFSLFGLTVQSSFVRGVLEKVGIEPQVERIGKYKSAGDQLARTTMSEENCEMLTALLDNIYGNWLDVISSTRGKKREDIENFINEGVYQVEKLKEEGWITNIQYDDEVISMLKERLGVQKEKTLPMVDYRKYSKVQQWTVGLSGGKDKIAIIRASGSISRVRGGLSLPGSSIIGEQFIEKIRTVRESKRYKAAIIRIDSPGGDALASDLMWREIRLLAASKPVIASMSDVAASGGYYMAMAADAIVAENLTLTGSIGVVTGKFNLGKLYEKIGFNKEIISRGKYAEVLAAEQRSFRPEEAEIFAKSAQNAYKQFRDKAALSRLMTVDKMEEVAQGRVWTGNDAASRGLVDAIGGLSRAVAIAKLKANIPQDKQVALVELARPSPTLPEILSGIGASLVGVDRTMKEVLQELTFSDGVQARMEGIMFQRLEGASQANPIFSLFKDYFGSL, via the exons ATGTCGAAGCTCATCCTCCTCCACACTTCCTACCACCTCACCCCAATCCACCGCCGCGCCTGCAACTCCGTCGTTTCGCCCTCTCTCTTCACTCCCTCCTCCCTCCGCTCCCAATGCCTCCGCCCCCAATccatctctccctctccccctcTTTCTCTGCGGAGCATTTCAGCTCGCGCCTTCGACTCGTCGTCGCCGGAGACCAAGGAAGAAGAATTGAAGGAGAGCGATGGCGAGATTGTAAATAAAACCACAACAGCAGACACCAAGGAATATCCGAGCGGCGAGTTTCAGTTCGAGAAGGCGAGCGCGTGGAAGAGCTTCGTCGTCAAGCTCCGCATGCTCATTGCCTTCCCTTGGCAGCGCGTCAAGAAAGGCAGCGTCTTGACCATCAAATTGCGCGGCCAG GTGTCTGATCAGCTGAAGAGTCGATTTTCGAGCGGACTTTCGCTGCCTCAAATTTGTGAGAATTTGATGAAAGCAGCGTACGATCCTCGAATTTCCGGTGTCTATCTCCAAATTGAAAGTTTGAATTGTGGCTGGGGCAAAGTCGAAGAAATCCGAAGACATATCTTGGATTTCAAGaaatcag GTAAATTTGTTGTGGCCTATGTACCGGCTTGCGGAGAGAAAGAGTATTACCTTGCTAGTGCGTGCCAAGAGATATATGCACCTCCAAGTGCTTACTTTTCTTTGTTTGGGCTCACCGTTCAGTCCTCGTTCGTAAGAG GTGTTCTTGAGAAAGTTGGAATCGAGCCACAAGTGGAAAGGATTGGTAAATACAAAAGTGCCGGTGATCAACTTGCGCGCACAACCATGTCCGAAGAGAATTGTGAGATGCTGACAGCATTGCTTGATAATATATATGGGAATTGGCTGGATGTGATTTCTTCCACAAGAG gaaagaaaagagaagataTCGAGAATTTCATTAATGAAGGAGTCTACCAAgtagaaaaattgaaagaagaaGGCTGGATCACAAACATACAATATGATGACGAG GTTATTTCAATGCTGAAGGAAAGACTTGgagtgcaaaaagaaaaaactcttCCTATGGTTGATTACAG GAAATACTCAAAGGTTCAGCAATGGACTGTTGGATTATCAGGCGGTAAAGACAAGATAGCCATAATTAGAGCATCAGGTAGCATTAGTCGTGTACGAGGCGGTTTAAGTCTTCCTGGTTCTAGTATTATAGGGGAACAGTTCATTGAGAAAATACGCACTGTGAGAG AATCGAAAAGATATAAGGCTGCTATTATTCGAATTGACAGCCCTGGAGGTGATGCCCTTGCTTCTGATTT GATGTGGAGGGAAATCAGACTTTTGGCTGCATCAAAACCTGTCATTGCATCAATGTCTGATGTGGCAGCAAGTGGAGGATACTATATGGCAATGGCAGCAGACGCCATTGTTGCAGAAAATCTAACCTTAACGGGTTCCATTGGAGTTGTGACAG GGAAGTTTAACCTGGGAAAACTGTATGAGAAGATTGGCTTCAACAAAGAAATTATATCAAGGGGAAAATATGCTGAAGTTCTTGCAGCTGAACAACGATCCTTCAG ACCAGAAGAAGCAGAAATCTTTGCTAAGTCTGCACAGAATGCATATAAGCAATTTCGAGACAAGGCAGCTCTTTCCAGATTGATGACT GTAGATAAAATGGAGGAGGTTGCACAAGGGAGAGTTTGGACTGGTAACGATGCAGCTTCACGGGGTTTAGTTGATGCTATTGGCGGACTTTCTCGCGCTGTCGCAATAGCAAAGCTCAAGGCAAATATACCCCAAGACAAACAG GTTGCACTCGTGGAGCTTGCAAGACCCTCGCCGACACTGCCAGAAATTTTAAGTGGCATAGGAGCTAGTTTGGTTGGAGTGGATAGAACAATGAAGGAAGTGCTGCAGGAGTTGACGTTTTCCGACGGAGTCCAAGCCCGGATGGAGGGAATCATGTTTCAGAGACTGGAGGGAGCTTCTCAGGCCAAccccatcttctctttgttcaAAGATTACTTTGGCTCCCTCTAA
- the LOC137710233 gene encoding protein SOB FIVE-LIKE 2-like — MESGKVFGGVEECHSSESGWTMYIGSHFEGENDGGMHQEEDDDGGKNYGGHHKDEESDDSMVSDASSGPSHHHGRPCGKERVAAEKKGKKKPEKEKQTRGGRRKKEEKKEKALLIHGKKR, encoded by the coding sequence ATGGAGTctggaaaagtgtttggaggtGTGGAGGAATGCCACAGCAGTGAGTCCGGGTGGACGATGTACATTGGCTCCCACTTCGAAGGCGAAAACGACGGTGGCATGCatcaagaagaagatgatgatggtGGAAAAAATTATGGTGGTCATCATAAGGATGAAGAGAGTGATGATTCAATGGTCTCTGATGCATCCTCCGGTCCGAGTCATCATCACGGCCGTCCATGTGGAAAAGAGAGGGTGGCAGCTGAGAAAAAGGGCAAGAAGAAACCAGAGAAGGAGAAGCAAACCAGGGgtggaaggagaaagaaggaggagaagaaagagaaggcaCTGCTGATTCATGGCAAGAAACGATGA